The Candidatus Limnocylindria bacterium genome has a window encoding:
- the opp4C gene encoding oligopeptide ABC transporter permease yields MATKSVAVPLASPFATAERSQWQMALERFRAHRPAVLGVFVLVTLAILCAAAPLVSPYDPDKTRLLELYEPPSLTHPFGTDDLGRDLATRILYGGRVSLSVGLLAVTVAVSIGTLVGVLAGYYGGWIDSVLMRFVDMMYSFPRLFLLILFGVFFKGMTIGVIVIVLGLLSWMTTSRLVRATFLSLKNREFVEAARCIGATDRRIIVRHILPNSLAPIIVAATLGVAAAIIAESTLSFLGLGIQPPTPSWGNMLNHATTDMAKAPWIAIFPGLFIFLAVVSINFIGDGLRDALDPRHVVRG; encoded by the coding sequence ATGGCGACGAAGTCTGTCGCCGTCCCACTCGCGTCTCCGTTCGCCACCGCTGAGCGCAGCCAGTGGCAGATGGCGCTCGAGCGCTTTCGCGCGCACCGACCGGCGGTGCTCGGTGTCTTCGTGCTCGTGACGCTGGCGATCCTCTGCGCCGCCGCTCCGCTCGTTTCGCCGTACGACCCCGACAAGACGCGGCTCCTCGAGCTCTACGAGCCGCCGTCACTCACGCATCCGTTCGGGACGGATGACCTGGGACGCGATCTCGCCACGCGGATCCTATACGGCGGGCGCGTCTCGCTATCGGTCGGTCTCCTCGCGGTCACCGTCGCCGTCTCGATCGGCACCCTCGTCGGCGTGCTCGCCGGCTACTACGGGGGGTGGATCGACAGCGTGCTCATGCGGTTCGTCGACATGATGTATTCGTTCCCCCGCCTATTCCTGCTGATCCTCTTCGGCGTGTTCTTCAAGGGCATGACGATCGGCGTGATCGTCATCGTCCTTGGACTCCTCTCGTGGATGACGACGTCGCGTCTCGTCCGGGCGACGTTCCTGTCGCTGAAGAACCGCGAGTTCGTCGAGGCCGCGCGCTGCATCGGCGCCACCGACCGGCGGATCATCGTGCGACACATCCTGCCGAACTCCCTCGCGCCGATCATCGTCGCCGCGACGCTCGGCGTCGCAGCCGCGATCATCGCGGAGAGCACGCTCTCGTTCCTCGGGCTTGGCATCCAGCCGCCCACGCCCTCGTGGGGCAACATGCTCAATCACGCCACGACCGACATGGCGAAGGCGCCATGGATCGCGATCTTCCCCGGGCTCTTCATTTTCCTCGCCGTCGTCTCGATCAACTTCATCGGCGACGGTCTACGAGACGCGCTCGATCCGCGTCATGTCGTGCGCGGCTAG
- a CDS encoding dihydroneopterin aldolase, whose translation MEGTIEIKALRCRGHQGTTAEERARRQEYLVDVVVRTDLADAVRADDLASALDISLLAKVVRDAVSERPRALVERITFDVARSVLARFPAVSETRVRVLKPEPDGLDAGAEAVELVLRR comes from the coding sequence GTGGAAGGGACCATCGAGATCAAGGCGCTTCGCTGCCGCGGGCATCAGGGCACGACAGCGGAGGAACGCGCGCGCCGACAGGAGTATCTCGTGGACGTCGTCGTGCGCACGGACCTCGCGGACGCGGTGCGTGCTGACGATCTCGCATCCGCGCTCGACATCAGCCTGCTCGCGAAGGTCGTGCGCGATGCGGTGTCCGAGCGTCCGCGCGCTCTCGTGGAGCGCATCACGTTCGACGTCGCGCGCTCGGTCCTCGCGCGCTTCCCGGCGGTGAGCGAGACGCGCGTTCGCGTGCTCAAGCCCGAACCGGATGGGCTCGACGCGGGAGCCGAAGCCGTGGAGCTCGTGCTGCGCCGGTGA
- a CDS encoding ABC transporter permease, whose product MTTAVAAKSQVRVAMNSRRYLGDVWRRPITRAVVKALLTIWVTTTLTFGLIRLMPGSPVELKIDELIQSSNGALSYEDAKAIASSLFAINLNAPIHEQYLSFIWNLLHLDLGNSFLSSGTGVTSIIISVLPWTLFSVGTGLLLSFVVGIGLGLLAAYRRDSLLDRVVSTGGSLISSIPNYLLALLMILFLGVQWKLINFTGMRGAYSSGMQPGFTPAFIGDIFYHASLPITIYFLTQIGHWILSMRSATLSALEEDYVTAARARGLSDGRIRTAYVGRNAVLPLVTQLAISVGFIVGGAAIIEQLFAYQGVGLRLLAAVTQRDYPVIQGIVMLTTIAVVVANLAADLLYSKLDPRIGRAGGSSG is encoded by the coding sequence GTGACGACGGCGGTCGCGGCCAAGTCTCAGGTACGCGTCGCTATGAACTCCCGTCGTTACCTCGGCGACGTGTGGCGGCGCCCGATCACACGGGCGGTCGTGAAGGCGCTCCTGACCATCTGGGTGACGACGACCCTCACCTTCGGCCTTATCCGCCTCATGCCGGGGAGCCCGGTCGAGCTCAAGATCGACGAGCTGATCCAGTCGTCCAACGGAGCGCTGAGCTACGAGGACGCGAAGGCGATCGCATCGAGCCTCTTCGCCATCAACCTCAACGCACCGATCCACGAGCAGTACCTCTCGTTCATCTGGAACCTGCTGCATCTCGATCTCGGCAACTCGTTCCTGTCATCGGGGACCGGAGTGACCTCGATCATCATCTCGGTCCTTCCGTGGACGCTGTTCTCGGTCGGCACCGGACTCTTGCTCAGCTTCGTCGTCGGGATCGGTCTGGGGTTGCTCGCGGCATATCGCCGAGACTCGCTCCTCGATCGCGTCGTTTCGACCGGCGGATCGCTCATCAGCTCGATCCCGAACTACCTGCTCGCGCTACTGATGATCCTGTTCCTCGGCGTTCAATGGAAGCTCATCAACTTCACGGGTATGCGCGGAGCGTATTCGTCCGGCATGCAGCCCGGCTTCACGCCTGCCTTCATCGGCGACATCTTCTATCACGCGTCCCTGCCGATCACGATCTACTTCCTGACGCAGATCGGGCACTGGATCCTCTCGATGCGAAGCGCGACGCTGTCGGCGCTCGAGGAGGACTACGTCACCGCCGCCCGCGCGCGCGGCCTGTCGGATGGCCGTATCCGCACCGCTTACGTCGGACGCAACGCGGTCCTCCCGCTCGTCACCCAGCTCGCGATCAGCGTCGGCTTCATCGTCGGGGGCGCCGCGATCATCGAGCAGCTCTTCGCATATCAGGGCGTCGGTCTTCGCCTGCTCGCGGCTGTGACGCAGCGCGACTATCCGGTGATCCAGGGGATCGTGATGCTGACGACGATCGCGGTAGTCGTGGCGAACCTCGCGGCGGACCTCCTTTATTCGAAGCTCGACCCGCGCATCGGCCGCGCCGGCGGATCGTCCGGATGA
- a CDS encoding MFS transporter encodes MRSDFWKFWTGETISSFGSSITQLALPLLVFKLTGSAVSLGIGFAMFGLPHLLFGLLIGAWTDRLDRKRLMIVVDLLNAAVLASVPLAAAAGVLSVWWIYSAIFLSATLGIFFEAAQFAAIPSLVGRDELVAANGRIQASFSTASVLGPLAAGALLALIPLEDLLYIDAATFAVSAVTLSLIARPFNAAREAARTSIRADVMEGLRYVLRHPVLRNISAMMALINFVSVTVYAQLVLFAKHRFAVSDSELGLLFAADGAGVVAMSLAAGPLRSRFSFGNVALVALMLSGLLTLALAYAPTYLLAVMLSALSSGLGILFNINTGSLRQAIVPNHLLGRIITIAMVLAWSANPLGATIGGYIVERTGDVQTVYAAIGALVFGIALYFRLFSPLGHAERYLEAPAEAVAS; translated from the coding sequence ATGCGCTCCGATTTCTGGAAGTTCTGGACCGGCGAGACCATCTCGAGCTTCGGCAGCTCGATCACGCAGCTCGCGCTGCCGCTGCTGGTCTTCAAGCTGACCGGGTCCGCGGTCTCGCTCGGGATCGGCTTCGCGATGTTCGGCCTGCCACACCTCTTATTCGGGTTGCTGATCGGCGCGTGGACCGACCGCCTCGATCGGAAGCGCCTCATGATCGTCGTGGACCTTCTGAACGCGGCTGTTCTCGCGTCGGTGCCGCTCGCGGCCGCCGCGGGCGTGCTCTCGGTGTGGTGGATCTACTCGGCGATCTTCCTCTCCGCGACGCTGGGCATCTTCTTCGAGGCCGCCCAGTTCGCCGCGATCCCCAGCCTTGTCGGACGTGACGAGCTCGTCGCGGCCAACGGTCGCATCCAGGCAAGCTTCTCGACCGCGTCGGTACTCGGTCCGCTGGCCGCGGGCGCTCTGCTCGCTCTCATCCCGCTCGAGGACCTGCTGTACATCGATGCCGCGACGTTCGCCGTCTCGGCGGTGACGCTCTCGCTGATCGCGCGGCCGTTCAACGCCGCGCGGGAGGCCGCTCGCACGTCGATCCGCGCCGACGTCATGGAAGGCCTGCGGTACGTCCTCCGGCACCCCGTCCTGCGGAACATCTCGGCGATGATGGCGCTGATCAATTTCGTGAGCGTGACCGTGTACGCGCAGCTCGTCCTGTTCGCCAAGCACCGCTTCGCCGTGTCAGACAGCGAGCTCGGCCTTCTCTTCGCGGCCGACGGTGCGGGCGTCGTGGCGATGTCGCTCGCGGCGGGCCCGCTCCGCAGCCGCTTCTCGTTCGGCAATGTCGCACTCGTCGCTCTGATGCTGAGTGGTCTGCTGACACTGGCGCTCGCCTACGCTCCGACGTATCTCCTCGCGGTCATGCTGTCCGCGCTTTCGTCGGGCCTCGGGATCCTGTTCAACATCAACACCGGAAGCCTGAGGCAGGCCATCGTCCCGAATCACCTGCTGGGCCGGATCATCACCATCGCGATGGTCCTCGCCTGGTCCGCGAACCCGCTCGGCGCGACGATCGGCGGCTACATCGTCGAGCGCACCGGTGACGTGCAGACCGTCTACGCGGCCATCGGCGCGCTGGTCTTCGGCATCGCGCTCTACTTCCGGCTGTTCAGCCCGCTCGGCCACGCCGAGCGCTATCTCGAGGCGCCCGCCGAGGCGGTCGCGAGCTAG
- a CDS encoding ABC transporter ATP-binding protein — protein MPVLSVRDLSIDYVTRRGPVHAVRSVSFELEKSETLAIIGESGSGKTTLAVGLIRLSPRGTKVTSGEILYTKDGLTTDVRKLDDDDLREYRWAEAAMVFQAALNSFNPVITIWEQFNDTARAHGMKDRQKVRDRADELLDLVHLDAKRVLPAFPHELSGGMKQRVLIALALMLEPQLVILDEPTTALDILTQRSIIDLLRQLREKLAFSMIFISHDLSIAAELADRMITMYAGRVVEEANVDDMFYRPRHPYSVGLLRAVPRVSGALGNVASIPGSPPDLMRLPVGCSYAPRCPYAIDACRAADPPLVPVDTPRHEAACIRWKHVAEVLGSNAEVPVAEKLA, from the coding sequence GTGCCGGTCCTTTCGGTCCGCGACCTCTCCATCGACTACGTCACGCGCCGCGGTCCGGTCCACGCCGTGCGAAGCGTGTCGTTCGAGCTGGAGAAGAGCGAAACGCTGGCCATCATCGGCGAAAGCGGGTCGGGGAAGACCACACTGGCGGTCGGGCTCATCCGGCTCTCGCCGCGCGGTACGAAGGTGACGAGCGGCGAGATCCTCTACACGAAGGACGGGCTGACCACCGATGTCCGCAAGCTGGACGACGACGACCTCCGCGAGTACCGCTGGGCCGAGGCCGCGATGGTCTTCCAGGCGGCGCTCAACTCCTTTAACCCGGTGATCACGATCTGGGAGCAATTCAATGACACGGCACGCGCGCACGGGATGAAGGATCGGCAGAAGGTCCGCGACCGCGCCGACGAGCTCCTCGATCTCGTGCACCTCGACGCGAAACGCGTCCTTCCGGCGTTCCCGCACGAGCTGTCCGGCGGGATGAAGCAGCGCGTCCTCATCGCGCTCGCGCTGATGCTCGAACCGCAGCTGGTCATCCTCGACGAGCCGACGACCGCGCTCGACATCCTCACCCAGCGCTCGATCATCGATCTGCTGCGGCAGCTTCGCGAGAAGCTCGCCTTCTCGATGATCTTCATCTCACACGATCTCTCCATAGCGGCGGAGCTCGCCGATCGCATGATCACGATGTATGCGGGCCGGGTTGTGGAGGAGGCGAACGTCGACGACATGTTCTACCGCCCGCGTCACCCGTACTCGGTCGGCCTGCTGCGCGCCGTGCCGCGCGTCTCGGGCGCCCTCGGGAACGTCGCGTCGATCCCGGGGTCGCCGCCCGACCTCATGCGTCTCCCGGTCGGGTGCTCGTACGCACCGCGGTGTCCGTACGCGATAGACGCCTGTCGCGCCGCGGACCCGCCGCTCGTTCCCGTCGACACGCCGCGGCATGAGGCGGCCTGCATCCGCTGGAAGCACGTCGCCGAGGTACTCGGCTCGAACGCGGAAGTCCCGGTGGCAGAGAAGCTCGCATGA
- a CDS encoding IS481 family transposase, translating into MRAFLVSEAERIGVTRTARQLGVSRRTVYRWRRRAPDFSDRPCRPHHSPLRAADVLEANVLALRLERRWGPDRIGAVLHLAPSSVYRILRRHQAQRLSHLFPKPPRSYGHFEVMAPGELVAFDTKSLGRLDRGGGRHPGRGNRPPGEGRDQRVGWRQLHVAIDLASRVVVAELRPAAGNADTIAFLERALAAFDARGIRVRRVLTDNGSGYKRTFHERALALGVRHTRTKPYHPWTNGRVERFNGTIQRECLYGEEFRSEEQRDLAVALYLAYYNAERPHIALGGLAPAQWLARWNATQV; encoded by the coding sequence ATGCGTGCGTTCCTGGTGAGCGAAGCCGAGCGGATCGGCGTGACACGCACGGCCAGACAACTTGGCGTGAGTCGACGAACGGTGTATCGCTGGCGCCGGCGCGCGCCCGACTTCAGTGATCGCCCGTGTCGGCCGCACCACTCGCCGCTGCGTGCGGCGGATGTTCTCGAGGCCAACGTGCTCGCCCTGCGGCTGGAGCGACGCTGGGGTCCAGACCGCATCGGCGCGGTGCTGCACCTCGCGCCGAGCAGCGTGTATCGGATCCTGCGACGCCATCAGGCCCAGCGACTGAGCCACCTGTTCCCGAAGCCCCCGCGAAGCTACGGGCACTTCGAGGTGATGGCGCCCGGCGAGCTCGTCGCCTTCGACACGAAGAGTCTTGGTCGTCTGGATCGCGGCGGCGGCCGTCATCCTGGACGTGGCAATCGGCCGCCGGGCGAGGGCCGCGATCAGCGCGTGGGTTGGCGTCAACTGCACGTCGCGATCGATCTGGCCAGCCGCGTGGTCGTGGCTGAGCTGCGTCCGGCGGCCGGGAACGCGGACACGATCGCGTTTCTCGAGCGCGCGCTCGCGGCGTTCGACGCCCGTGGCATCCGCGTCCGGCGCGTGCTGACCGACAACGGCTCCGGCTACAAACGCACGTTCCACGAGCGCGCCCTGGCTCTCGGTGTGCGGCATACCCGTACCAAGCCATATCACCCGTGGACCAACGGCCGCGTTGAGCGATTCAACGGCACGATCCAGCGCGAATGCCTGTATGGGGAGGAGTTCCGTTCAGAAGAGCAACGCGACCTTGCGGTTGCGCTCTACCTCGCCTATTACAACGCCGAACGCCCGCACATCGCTCTCGGTGGTCTCGCTCCAGCGCAGTGGCTAGCGCGCTGGAATGCGACCCAGGTCTAG
- a CDS encoding M20/M25/M40 family metallo-hydrolase codes for MLDRYLEQHGDRFVTELRELCAIPSEATDPSALDAAARWCGERLVSAGAQSHELRVDGAPALVVGETGAGKRTLICVQHYDVQPAVPLDLWRTPPYDPAVRDGAMFARGVDDNKGHLLLRIQAVEAYRAINGELPLRVRFLIEGEEESGSSNLARLLALDATLTDGDGALKEGGAIDTAGRPQLLLGGKGIFYVELRVRSMARDAHSGAATHLPNAAWRLVTALDTLVDRSGRILIDGFYDDVRPPTEAERAHLASLPFESDVVKRLYDIESFAWGRTDAEARVASVYEPTCNICGLVSGFTGEGMKTVIPSEAMVKIDFRLVPEQDPARIRTLLRAHLDRRGFTDVELSAKEGTRPYRGRIDDPLVRAAQAVAEEEIGKPAMLIPSSGGTSPMWQVCGKRSLANVTLGMGHPGSGAHAPNENILVANYWKALRATVALFRRYADQA; via the coding sequence ATGCTCGACCGATATCTCGAGCAGCACGGCGACCGATTCGTCACCGAGCTGCGCGAGCTCTGCGCGATCCCATCGGAGGCGACCGATCCAAGCGCGCTCGATGCCGCGGCGCGCTGGTGCGGCGAGCGTCTGGTCTCGGCCGGAGCGCAGTCGCACGAGCTCCGAGTGGACGGTGCGCCGGCGCTCGTCGTCGGCGAGACCGGAGCGGGCAAGCGCACGCTCATCTGCGTCCAGCACTACGACGTGCAGCCGGCCGTGCCGCTCGACCTCTGGCGAACTCCCCCGTATGACCCGGCGGTGCGTGACGGCGCCATGTTCGCGCGGGGTGTCGACGACAACAAAGGACACCTGCTCCTGCGGATCCAGGCCGTCGAGGCTTACCGCGCGATCAACGGAGAGCTGCCCCTCCGCGTGCGCTTCCTGATAGAAGGAGAGGAGGAGAGCGGCAGCTCGAACCTCGCGCGCCTGCTCGCGCTCGACGCGACGCTGACCGACGGGGACGGCGCGCTGAAGGAGGGCGGCGCGATCGATACCGCGGGCCGGCCGCAGCTGCTCCTCGGCGGGAAGGGCATCTTCTACGTCGAGCTGCGCGTGCGTTCGATGGCGCGCGACGCGCACTCTGGCGCCGCGACGCATCTCCCCAACGCGGCGTGGCGGCTCGTCACCGCACTCGACACGCTCGTCGACCGGAGCGGACGGATCCTCATCGACGGCTTCTACGACGACGTGCGCCCGCCCACCGAAGCCGAGCGCGCGCACCTCGCGTCGCTCCCGTTCGAGTCGGACGTGGTCAAGCGCCTGTACGACATCGAGTCATTCGCGTGGGGCCGCACTGACGCCGAGGCACGGGTCGCATCCGTGTACGAGCCGACGTGCAACATCTGCGGCCTGGTGTCGGGCTTCACCGGCGAGGGAATGAAGACGGTCATCCCGTCCGAGGCGATGGTGAAGATCGACTTTCGCCTCGTGCCCGAGCAGGATCCGGCGCGGATCCGGACGCTGCTTCGCGCGCACCTCGATCGCCGGGGCTTCACCGACGTCGAGCTCAGCGCGAAGGAAGGCACGCGGCCGTATCGCGGACGCATCGACGATCCGCTCGTGCGCGCAGCGCAGGCGGTCGCAGAGGAGGAGATCGGAAAGCCCGCGATGCTCATCCCCTCTTCCGGCGGAACATCGCCCATGTGGCAGGTCTGTGGGAAGCGATCGCTCGCGAACGTCACGCTCGGCATGGGTCACCCGGGATCGGGCGCGCACGCGCCGAACGAGAACATCCTCGTCGCCAACTACTGGAAGGCGCTGCGAGCGACGGTCGCGCTCTTCCGCCGCTACGCCGATCAGGCCTGA
- a CDS encoding ABC transporter permease, with protein sequence MSIAVLSRPTMGQRLLGPWRASVEFLRLLSRRPVGLVGFIGIVFFLLLAFVAPIFVPFQNDPSLVDIYQTPSQAHPLGTDFQGKDVLNQIVFGGRDILTVAILAALVSTVIAITFGSIAAIVGGKVDSTILAITDVVLTLPKLILLIAVAAILRPTSFVFLAVILGLIQWSSLLRQIRAQVLSLKERDYVEAARSLDLGLFHIVFREILPTMRSYIAIHFIFAMTEAMYAQVFIVFLGLVPVSGSNWGIMLYFAQGQGALFFRDSIWYILSPILAITLVQLSLVSFASALEDIFNPRLRGSA encoded by the coding sequence ATGAGCATCGCCGTCCTGAGCCGTCCGACCATGGGACAGCGCCTGCTCGGACCGTGGCGCGCGAGCGTCGAGTTCCTCCGCCTGCTCTCGCGGCGGCCGGTGGGCCTGGTCGGCTTCATCGGGATCGTGTTCTTCCTGTTGCTCGCCTTCGTCGCTCCGATCTTCGTTCCGTTCCAGAACGACCCGAGCCTGGTGGACATCTACCAGACACCTTCTCAGGCGCATCCCCTCGGCACGGATTTCCAGGGCAAGGACGTGCTCAACCAGATCGTCTTCGGGGGCCGCGACATCCTGACCGTCGCGATCCTCGCCGCGCTGGTGTCTACCGTCATCGCGATCACGTTCGGATCGATCGCGGCCATCGTCGGCGGGAAGGTCGACTCGACGATCCTCGCCATCACGGACGTGGTGCTGACGCTGCCGAAACTGATCCTGCTCATCGCGGTGGCGGCGATCCTGCGACCGACCAGCTTCGTCTTTCTGGCGGTGATCCTCGGACTGATCCAGTGGTCGAGCCTGCTGCGGCAGATCCGCGCTCAGGTCCTGTCGCTGAAGGAGCGCGACTACGTCGAGGCCGCCCGCTCGCTGGACCTCGGGCTCTTCCACATCGTGTTCCGCGAGATCCTGCCGACGATGCGGAGCTACATCGCCATCCACTTCATCTTCGCTATGACCGAAGCCATGTACGCCCAGGTCTTCATCGTCTTCCTCGGCCTCGTGCCGGTCTCGGGCTCGAACTGGGGCATCATGCTGTACTTCGCTCAAGGCCAGGGAGCGCTCTTCTTCCGCGACAGCATCTGGTACATCCTCAGCCCGATCCTCGCGATCACGCTGGTGCAGCTGTCGCTGGTGTCGTTCGCGTCGGCCCTCGAGGACATCTTCAACCCGCGGCTTCGCGGCTCCGCCTAA
- a CDS encoding ABC transporter permease, translating to DRVRLEHAFGLDRPLPIQYLSWLGSFLTLDWGYSFSSHQPVLTLIGERLPNTLYLMGTVFVVVLLLAIPIGVLTAVRQYSIFDHVVTGTTFTFLSTPTFWLGLLLIILFGLQLRWLPLGGMATLGAPFEIGDRLRHLVLPVATIALVQLGSHVRYLRASMLETIGQDYMRTARAKGLAERVVVLRHALKNAAIPLVTVVALDVPELFVGALVTEQIFGWPGMGRLFWDAATRSDYPVLQGILVVSSTLIVLANLFADVMYGYLDPRIRFS from the coding sequence GACCGCGTGCGTCTCGAGCACGCCTTTGGCCTCGACCGTCCGCTGCCGATCCAGTACCTGTCGTGGCTCGGCAGCTTCCTCACCCTCGACTGGGGATACTCGTTCTCGAGCCATCAGCCCGTGCTCACGCTGATCGGCGAACGGCTGCCTAACACGCTCTACCTGATGGGCACGGTCTTCGTCGTGGTGCTGTTGCTCGCGATCCCGATCGGCGTTCTCACCGCCGTGCGCCAGTACTCGATCTTCGACCACGTCGTGACCGGGACCACCTTCACCTTCCTCTCGACGCCCACGTTCTGGCTCGGCCTTCTATTGATCATCTTGTTCGGCCTGCAGCTGCGCTGGCTGCCGCTCGGCGGAATGGCGACGCTCGGCGCGCCGTTCGAGATCGGCGACCGCCTCCGCCATCTGGTCCTGCCGGTCGCGACGATCGCGCTCGTGCAGTTGGGCTCGCACGTGCGCTACCTGCGCGCGTCGATGCTCGAAACGATCGGGCAGGACTACATGCGCACCGCGCGCGCGAAGGGTCTCGCCGAGCGCGTCGTCGTGCTGCGGCACGCATTGAAGAACGCCGCGATCCCACTCGTGACCGTCGTCGCGCTCGACGTGCCGGAGCTCTTCGTCGGCGCGCTCGTGACGGAGCAGATCTTCGGCTGGCCCGGGATGGGCCGTCTGTTCTGGGACGCCGCTACGCGCTCCGATTACCCGGTCCTGCAGGGCATCCTCGTCGTGTCGAGCACCCTGATCGTGCTCGCGAATCTCTTCGCGGACGTCATGTACGGCTACCTCGATCCGCGGATCAGGTTCTCGTGA
- a CDS encoding ABC transporter ATP-binding protein — MSALIELDHVSRTFTTPAGVITAVDQVSLALGQGEAMCLVGESGCGKTTTGRLLTGLLRPSGGRLLYQGKDVWLTKGADLARFRRAVQLVHQDPYASLNPTRTVFQTLSAPLYRHKKASSGRQALAAVNELLTRVDLSPPENFIAKYPHQLSGGQRQRVAIARALTVDPKVIVADEAVSMVDVSIRISLLNLLLALAKEFSVTIVLITHDLAVARYFASRGRIGVMYLGRMVELANTEALVTDPAHPYSAALIAAIPEADPDITRSKTRVELRSAEIPSLLSLPPGCTFHPRCPLAEDGLCDVLVPELLQIPGDREVACHVAVRERTSERNVVTA, encoded by the coding sequence ATGAGCGCGCTCATCGAGCTCGATCACGTCAGCAGGACCTTTACGACACCTGCGGGTGTCATCACCGCCGTCGACCAGGTGTCGCTCGCGCTCGGACAGGGCGAGGCCATGTGTTTGGTCGGGGAGAGCGGCTGCGGCAAGACGACGACGGGCCGGCTCCTGACCGGACTTCTCCGTCCGAGTGGCGGTCGACTGCTCTATCAGGGTAAGGACGTCTGGCTGACGAAGGGCGCCGACCTCGCACGTTTTCGCCGCGCGGTCCAGCTCGTCCATCAGGATCCGTACGCGTCGCTGAACCCGACCCGCACGGTGTTCCAGACGCTGTCGGCCCCGCTCTATCGGCACAAGAAGGCGAGCTCCGGGCGGCAGGCGCTGGCAGCGGTCAACGAGCTGCTCACGCGAGTCGACCTCTCTCCACCGGAGAACTTCATCGCGAAATACCCGCATCAGCTGTCAGGCGGTCAGCGCCAGCGGGTCGCGATCGCGCGCGCCCTCACCGTCGATCCAAAGGTCATCGTGGCCGACGAGGCCGTGTCGATGGTCGATGTCTCGATCCGCATCAGCCTGCTCAACCTCCTGCTGGCGCTCGCAAAGGAGTTCAGCGTCACGATCGTCCTCATCACGCACGATCTGGCGGTGGCGCGCTATTTCGCCAGCCGCGGCCGGATCGGGGTGATGTATCTGGGCCGGATGGTCGAGCTCGCCAACACCGAGGCGCTGGTGACCGATCCCGCGCATCCGTACTCGGCCGCACTCATCGCGGCGATCCCGGAGGCCGACCCCGACATCACGCGCTCCAAGACGCGTGTCGAGCTTCGGAGCGCGGAGATCCCGAGCCTGCTCTCGCTGCCACCCGGCTGCACGTTCCACCCGCGTTGCCCACTGGCGGAGGACGGCCTCTGCGATGTGCTCGTGCCCGAGCTGCTCCAAATACCAGGCGATCGCGAAGTCGCCTGCCATGTGGCCGTCCGTGAGCGCACGAGCGAGCGGAACGTGGTCACCGCTTAG
- a CDS encoding HAD family hydrolase, with translation MIRALVFDFDGLILETETPSYQTWAEIYREHGHELPMDRWFGYIGSDTGFDPVGHLAALVGEGFDRDATQARRDVRKTDLINALDVMDGVRDYVADGKRLGMRLAVASSSSRRWVLGHLERLRLRAEWDAVLTRNDVARTKPAPDLYLAAVEALGVAPREAVAFEDSRNGIAAAKDAGLLCVAVPNALTTAMDLSRADLRLGSLAETPLERLLAVLSAL, from the coding sequence GTGATCCGCGCGCTCGTCTTCGACTTCGACGGTCTGATCCTCGAGACCGAGACGCCGTCATACCAGACGTGGGCCGAGATCTACAGGGAGCACGGCCACGAGCTGCCAATGGATCGGTGGTTCGGGTACATCGGAAGCGACACCGGGTTCGATCCGGTCGGGCATCTCGCGGCGCTCGTCGGTGAGGGATTCGACCGCGACGCGACGCAGGCGCGGCGGGACGTGCGCAAGACGGATCTCATCAACGCGCTCGACGTCATGGACGGAGTGCGCGATTACGTGGCCGATGGGAAGCGCCTCGGCATGCGTCTCGCGGTCGCCTCCAGCTCGTCGCGCCGGTGGGTCCTCGGCCATCTCGAGCGCCTGCGTCTGCGCGCGGAGTGGGACGCGGTCCTCACGCGCAACGATGTCGCGCGAACGAAACCGGCGCCCGACCTGTATCTCGCCGCGGTGGAAGCGCTGGGCGTCGCGCCGCGGGAGGCCGTCGCATTCGAAGACTCCCGGAACGGGATCGCGGCGGCGAAGGACGCCGGGCTGCTCTGCGTGGCGGTCCCGAACGCACTGACAACCGCCATGGACCTGTCGCGGGCGGACCTGCGGCTCGGGTCGCTGGCAGAGACGCCGCTCGAGCGGCTGCTCGCCGTACTCTCTGCTCTGTGA